Part of the Anoplopoma fimbria isolate UVic2021 breed Golden Eagle Sablefish chromosome 4, Afim_UVic_2022, whole genome shotgun sequence genome, GGGCTTCTGAAAGATCTCATCCATGGCAAGACGACCGTACTCCGTGAACAGCTATGAATATACAAAGTTATTACTGAGACAGAAAAATCTGAAGAGCACTTATGTTAAGAAGTGAGATTACGAACAGACCCTTCTGTCAGACGCAGAAAAGCTTATTATAAGAACTTTGTATTTCATATCCTGTGTCTCAATCCTTCGAACATGTAGGTGTAAGATACTGAGCCACAAAACGCTCCTCGgttgtgcctctgtgtgtgaatgagcatTATAAAAGATCCTGACAGGCAGgttggcaccttgcatggcatGAATgctatgaatgtgtgtgttaatgggtGAATGTTAACATGTAGATTAAAGCGCCTTCAGCAggcagaagactagaaaagtgctatataaatgcaagtccatttaacCAAAATACCTGCTGTAACGCTCAGGTTGACTCTGACTAATCTGATCTCATGATTAAGTAAACAGACCTGTAGCTGCTGCAGATCGTCCTCTTGTATGTTCTGTGACAGGTTGTAGATCTAAAAAAGAGATACTATTTAAGCATACATTACAtgaatttaaagaaattattaAATCAGCGACAATCAGAGATCAGTCACCTGTATTGAGCTGGTCATGGTGCTGAGGGCGAAGATGGTGGCACAGTCCTTCACGGTGGACTGGTTATCAAAGGCTCCCTGAGTGTCCATCAACACTACTGCCACCtgccacaaaaacacagaaaaagacattAACACTGAGTGCAATATTAGAAAACTACTCAAATTTCTTCCAAAAATGTACCCATTGCAAGGCTGCTAATAATCAATTCATCCCCGAGTCCAGGTGGACgacaaatttaaagaaattccCTTCACAAGAATGGACCAGATGGAAGGATGCTACATACAGACGGACTGACGTACAACCAGAAAACATAATGCTTGTCGCTGGCACAGAGGCATAAAagcaaataatcacatttaattaGTTGCAACcagaaaatgtttgacatttttcttgatttattactgaaacaattatttgattagCAAGATTGTTCACTACTTTTATTGTagatttccttcttttttttttagcaaaacaaacatgcaagTCAAGCAAACAAATGAGAAAGTGAAGCTCTAAAGATGAAAAGTGAAAAGATTAATAAGAGGAAAATATGGGatgaattttgaaaaaacaaaaatcagatATTGACCCAAGTAGAAACCTTTTATAGATATTATTTGACATCATTATCTAAGTTCTAAATACTTTGTTTCTTGACAAACATATGGTCCAtagataaacaaatatatttaacgTACCTCTGTTCCATCGCTCTTTTGGATGGGGAAAACTTCGCTCCACAGCTGGATGCctgttgtctctggttcagAACCTCCTCTCCAAGAAAATCCCGTCAGCGGCTCCTCATCGTCACCCAGCCAGTTTTCATCATCctgcagaaatacaaaatacactttttagATAAGTTTGGGGCAAAATGACGCTTCTACATGAAACTCGCTGCATAAAAACCTTCTGGCTTAtacaaaaaaattcaacatgccTCGTCACGTAGTTCCAATAATTCAGCAGAATATAGCAGCAGCTGCACACATTTCACACtaaattgttaataaaaaatcCTGGCTGTTCATCAACACAGAAAAGTACTAGTACTTGTAGATCTTAGTCAGGTCATAATTATCCATGATTACCCAGTTAGCGATACTTTGGCTGTACTGGTTACATGACAAACATTTGGCCTGATGGTGGCACTGCAGCAAAGGTCAGAATCAGCAAAGAATTTTACTCTGGTTTCTTCCACTCACTaacgtacagtaccagtcaaaagtttggacacaccttctcattcaatggtttttcttttatttatttttctacattgtagattaatattgaagacatccaaactatgaaggaacacatatggaattatgtggtaaacaaacaaatgctcaacaaaccagaatatgttttatattttagattcttcagagtagttgaatgagaaggtgtgtccaaacttttgactggttctgtaatataatatataatatatatatatatatatatatatatatatatatatatatatatatatatatatatataaataaagaaaaaccattgaatgagaaggtgtgtccaaacttttgactggtactgtatatacatggaaatagacaaaaaaataaaagacaaggagatcaaagaagaacaaaggtaaggataaacatttaacgATTATGTACAAATAAATAGGTTTGGTGTTAAAGGTAATGGAGTTACCAAAATCAATGTGAGTGATCAACTAGCACAGCAAATGTAATGCCAGTTATTAGGTATTTTAAACTACATGTACAAAAAGAATTAAGGGCATCGACATTGACTCCACTCCTTACTATAGATCATGACTACGTTCTCAGACACTCCTGTGATGTAAACAAGTTAGTTCACATGTTACAGCAGGGATGGGCATTAATGAAGCATTCAACATCAGACTATTAGTGATTTTACAGGTTATCACACCTTCAACACAAGAGGATGAATTTGCAGTATCATTATCACCCATTAGTTAAAATGACTATATTTCAGGTGATCTTGAGCTCAGAGTACAGTCGATAGATATGGTGAGTAAGATAAACTGTCTGGTGAAGTGGGGCACTGAAAGATCCTGTTACAGAGTGCGACTCACCTTTCTGTACATGTAGCGGAGCATGAAATCAAGCAGGAAGCTCTTGCCCTTTCTGAAGGCTCCGGCCACCGACAGCACCACCACATTTTTGTCCCTGACCTCGGGGGCCAACAGGACCCGAGCCAAAGCCTCTGTGTCCAAAGCAAAGAGGTGATCCTCCTTACACACTGTGACGATCTGAACTGGGCCTGGTTTACTTGCCATCCTTAAGAGGTTCTGGTCCATGTCAAcatcacagacaaaaacaaaatgttagtACTAGAAACCATTGGTTgacaagtaaaacaaatatcaatttaaaatgacataaagCATATAAAGGCAGCAAATAATTACGTAGGAAAGTGGGAATAGTGaatctgtaattttttttttttagattaacaactttaacaattaatcaatcaatatgTTCCAAATAATGATATGCCAGTTAAAGAAATGGCACCGCGCAAGTGGCAGCctgttacagcagctcctgctcaaaACTGAgctatttcctctttttttatctatttatttgacttatttatagtacttgttttgatcttgtttttactatgtctcttgtttgcactatcctctttgctgctgtaatcctgcaaatttccccgttGTGTTATCAATATTTACCAAACACAACCATCAAACAACTGCTGGTTCCAGTTTCACAAATGTGTAGAGTTGCTTACTTTTCTTTATCTTAAGTTATTATATAAACTTTTAGAACAACttcaagttgttttgtttttctgtgtttgctggTCACAAGCAACTCTAAGAAATGTTTTGGACTCAAGTTACTTGTAATGGAATTTCACAATAAAGTTATTGTCTATCCATGAccagagcagaaataaaaaaaaaattggtcaCAAGAAAACTAATGGAAAAATAACCAGtacattaatcaataatgacaaTAGCCATTAGTTGTAGGCCCAAAGCGTAAATTCCTTGAAGGTCAAATTGCTGGGCCAGCAACTGGCTTTCTTTCTAGCGTCAATGAAATATGAGTTTTAGATGATAATCCAAACTAAAGCTGTTTACTCAGAAATACCATTCCACCAGTGCATACTGAAAAATCTGACATGCACTGATCCTTTCgtcaaacaaaatattttgctGTGTGAAGCCGTCTGTTATGGGTGTCATGGTGCTTTGCCTCCAGCTAGTGGATTCACCATGCTCTCCAACACACTGTTCACTTCAGCTGCCTCTGAGGACTTCATTGTGGTTGGACGTCCTCTCTCCCATGATGACTAACACAGGGAGGtgcactgcttttttttgtttatctgtggTTGTACTACCCAAAGCTCCCTTTCTCCCTTCAccaaaaaactcaaaaaggtGTGGCACCCAGAAGCAGCATGCCTGGCATTTCTCTGCAGTGAATGTGTTGCAATGTagaaagaatttctgcagctcTGAGATTAAAATGTTGTAATCTGCCTGTGCTTTTTGAAAGCCCAAGCTAAACTCTGCAGTACTTTCTCTAAAGTTGACCTAGCTTGATCTTAGCATCTGCCACACTGGCAGGTCTCACACCAGTGTGGACAAGATAAACACACCTCCAACACTAATCCTGATGTAATCTAGAAGCTCAGCAGCTATCTATCGAGCTAAATCACACAAGTATTGATTGGCTAATCAGCTAGCTAGTGAAGAGTTGTAGCCAATCGGCTGAATACATGAGTGAACTcaaaggaaacagagaaaagcgGACACGTAACTGTGTTAACGGCATCTTGTTAAACGTAAACCTGTCTTAACAACGTGTTTATTCCACAGAGACTTTTACCTTTGGCGTCTTCAAACGGCTTCAACACAACAGAGgactttgtttttcacactgGCGTGAAAAAAACTATGAGAACTTTTTTCCACCACGAAAGTCACACACTTCCGGCTTTACCCCGCGCAAGGTCTTCTGGGAAATAGAGTTTCGAATGCGGTGTCGTGCATTTGACTCAGTCCGTCAACGAACTTCGCTACCCGACGGGCCCGACCGGTCCCAACgctctgggaaatgtagtttttaatgtgaagataaATCATTAAACGAATACGGAACTACGACAGGTGATGTAAAGCAGGAGTTCGGTGTTTTGCGTGTAAACAAATCATATCTGAGTATCTTAGCAACTGGTTTTGACTGATGACGTTACCATGATAGATATTTGGCAGTTACTTAATTGTAGTTCTAATTTAATTTCCCCTCAATTGTTTCTTTAGTGTAAGAAATAACAATGCAGGATAGAtgatgaatacataaaaaaaaactgcagtgcaatttaaaacaaacaaaaataaaataaaaacaagctaatTTTATTCACAGAACGGCATAACAGATTCTATTATTATATGAAATTATCtagtttttgaaaatacatgcaatttacaaacacaaatttAGTGTACCTGAAatgtaaagtaatttaaatgGCAGTGAgttccttttgcatttttactcaAAATTCCAATCAAACTATTCCTGATTGAAGACAATTTAGTTATCTTACAGGATTCAATCTAAGTTTTCACAGAAAATCAGTAGAACTTCGGTAACATAACAATATGAAGCCTACATAAATCAACTCTAGCATATATGATCAGGAGAATGACAACAGGCGGAAGAAAATCAGTCAGAACTTAAACTGGAGGTACTAATTGAGTGGCGTTAGCCCAATTTTTGAGAGCAATCTACAATTGCAACTACATTATGAATTAAAGTACTTTTAAATCAGTTAATATAATCAACTACTTTTAAAAAGGCAGCATTGTCAGAACGGGTAACTGTAACATAGTCAAGGACAAGATATTCAacttaagtttgtttttaagattttttgcTCAAAAAGTAACCTCTAAAAACCTTCTTATAAAGAACATTTGGTCACATACTTTAACTTGGGAAACATCCTCATTAAAAAACTGTACTTCAACTTGAGTTGGAAGCACTCCTTTCACCCTGAGAGTGATGAACTTAAAGAGTAAAAAACACAGTGGAAAACATCAGAACGTTTTGTATGTGAAGCTCATTCTCTACTAATACTTTTCCCTCCCATATTTCAGTTGAACATTACACTCACAAGTCTTTGTCCATGTTGTCATTGTATGTATGGTATTGTACGGCGGTAAATTCAGCTTTTGCATTGAAAGTGCCTGAACACATATTAAGTAATATGATCCATGTTCTTGTTTGTCCATCAAAAAGATGATCTATATTATTTACCTAACTACAAAACAAGCCGTAGGGCAGTGTCAACGTTTCAGGATTAAGCAGCCATcttgcatcatcatcatcaccccaTCCATTATCACTTAGgactttaaaacataaatccctatttatgtttttttgttggagtATTTGCTTACAATGGACTGAAGCTTTCTATCAGTTGTGATTGTTAAATGGGATGTAACATTAATATCCGCCGCCTGCCAGGTCCAGCAGTGACCCAGCAGCCTCCTGGGCCTCGGCATCGAGCTGAAGGATCTCCACAGTCTCCAGGTCCAACTCTGTGTCTCCCGGCAGCACCAGGTACTGGTACTGGTGAGACTGGTAATAGTGAAGCTCGATGTACCCGCTGTCTGACAGGGGgtccttctccatctcctcactGACCTCCCCCTGCTGGTATTCAACCGACTCCATGGTGACGAGCTCCTCGTGATCTGGGGTCAAAGGGCACAAAGGGTTTTCCGAGAAAGTTGGGTTATCGGCGGTCAGGATTTGGGATGAGGGTGTGGAGAGTAGGAGGGCATGTGAGAGAGGATCTGCAtgagagaacaaaacaaaacatcaagcAGAATATGAGTCAGAAAGTAagacattaatattaataacctGTTTTCATGCAGCCTGGTCGAACAACCACTTGTCAGACTCTTCAGTGAGCACACATGGGCCCATATAGCGCCATAGGCCCCGAAAATGAAATGTGGGGACATAAAGGAGACTAAGCGAGACTATTGCTGGGTTGCCAAGGTAATAGAAGgttgttgccatgacaacggaacacaaacacaggaacaaTGTTGCACGCtgagaaagcgagagagagggagaaaagttGCAGGTAATGAAAGTGTCACAGAGACCAACTACTCCATTGATGAcatataaagaaatgtattaaaggTCAAATATGTTAGCTCATGTGCTAATTAAGTGCTGTGGGTCTCCGCCTCACTAACCTGACATTTCCATAGAGTCGCACACTGCAGGCACCCCAAATTCAGCTCCCTCCAACCTGCACATAAAATGACCAAATAGTTAGTTGGAGAAGTACATAAAATACACCTCAGTAAGAAAGTTCAAAATTCAAAAACTTCTCATCCACTAGAGGCAAAGTAGCTATAATTTACTTCTCTGGATGGAAAGCAAAAACCATAGAATGTAAAGtattaacagaaaataaaagtaccATTTTATAGGGCTGACACTAATGattatgtttcttctttttacaattcatcaatcaatcaatttatctatgaaaaacagaaaatagtgaaagatTCACATTGCACTTTGCAATAAGTCTTAAAATGAtatgttttgtccaaccaatagcccaaaatcaaaagatattcaatttaagTTGTTTAAGTTCTCCTATTTGATGTTTGGCATTTGTTCTTGAATTGTTGAATGATTTTTCTGTAATCAACAAATCGTATTGCCACTAACATTAAGTATTGACTTTATATCTAGAATAAGTCAACAGCAACTGTATGAATTGTTATAGTCATGAactgaatacattaaatatgaaaaaaagatgtattcattcataatgaaaatattttttgctcATACTTTAAAAAAGGTGTGATAACACTCACAGTGCAGGCTTGTTTAACAGATTGATGTTGGTGCTGTGATAACTGTGGGTCTTCCTCAGCACCTCGAGGAGCGCCGGCCGATaatctggacacacacaccacagcgATCCCTTACCcactgactgaaaaaaacatacGAAAACACTTGAAACACTCAAACTGCAAATGCCCATGCAAAGAAGATAGTCTTAAGCAACACTGGCAGTAGACCATATCACAACCTCAACACATATGGagtacataataaaaaaaatccctgtaGAGCAGTTTAGTTGCTGACTCGACTACAGAACGGCACATCTGCATTCACTGTGTTGCTCAAGGACATTCCAGTGATATGGATGCTTGAACATCTGTCCTTTAATATAAGCGTACACTATTGAGTGGCTCTGAATGTGGTAAACATAAGTCATGTCCTCACCTGGCTCTTGTCCCTCTGAATACGACGGAAGCTCTTGCTCAGGGACAGGTTGTGTCTAACAGAGTTCCTCCAGCCTCCAGAAGCTGTCCGGTAGTAGGGGAAATTATTCACAATCCAATTGTAGATGTCCTTCACTGGAAGCCTCCTGTCAGGAGAGTCTTCTATTGCCATGAAAATAAGACTACTGAAGGAGTACGGTGGCTTGGACgaggcaggaggaagaggacgggTGGGCACAGAGGACTCTAGCTGAGGCAGTGGGGTCATTTTGTGAAGGGACTGCAGAGGTAGCAGGTTGCCCCTCTGATGCAGCCAGTTGAGGCAGGTCAGGTCATCCTGGTCAGATACGTTCGCCAGGCTGAGGCACTGTATGTTTTGTTCTTCGAGGCAGTgagaggctgagcagtgtgaaaGAGGTGAGGAAGAATGAATCGACTCGCCTGTTGCTGGAGAAAGTGAGGTAGGGGACGAGGGGAACGAAATAGGTGAGAGTGGGAGTGAAACACGACCATCTGAGCAGGCCTGCCGCGGTGAGGAGGAGAACGGTAGGGACCCTTCAAAAGTGGAAGGACATGGTGACGAGGGTGGCAGTGTATGAGAGCtaatctccatctctctcccaaGTGGCAACTTCCAGGGTCATTCAGCACACTGCTGGAAGAAATGACagaaatcaatcaaatcaatcaaagtTACTGCTAGAAGGAATTAATCATGTAAATCAGGATTAAAAGTGTACTGTAACTGCTGCACATGTTCATATGGAATATATCTGTAGTACATGATATCTATCCCTTACTGTTTATACTATTGCTCTAAATATTCCTCTGCACGTTACTGTTTTATGCACTTAATGCTAAACTGAATTTCTTGTACCTGTAATCTGTACAATTACAATGAAGTTGAATCAAAGCTAAACaaatttaatataaaagtaGCAGAGAGACACTTTGCACTATGGACAGAAGTCAAGTGGAGTCGGTTTTATCTATTCAGCCTAGCCCACAAATCACAAAGAGCATTACAATCTGTCCAGATACAACATGTCTTTTGAGAGGACAGAAATAACAATAGTGAAATTGCACTCTACGTATTTGCATTGTTTTCCCCCTTTGTAAAGGCATAGTAAACCAAACTTTATTTACTTCCAGGTCCATTCAAACTCCAAGTTTACTAACTTACTGACTAAAGAAGCTGATGGAAAATGCAGGAGTAAAGagaaatatttcagttaaaTGTTAGCTTTCCGTTCCCCTCTGGTGAGCATCCCCTAAACGCACAAAGTCCACTATGTGACCACACAAAAACCAGTGCACAGGTGCAGGTCTACAAAAACCAGTGCACAGGTGCAGGTCTACAAAAACCAGTGCACAGGTGCAGGTCTACAAAAACCAGTGGACAGGTGCAGGTCTACAAAAACCAGTGCACAGGTGCAGGTCTATCAAAAACCAGTGCACAGGTGCAGGTCTATCAAAAACCAGTGCACAGGTGCAGGTCTATCAGAAAGGCATTGTTGATCGCAGCTATACATACTGGAGGTTGTGCTAAATCgattaaatgcatttaacaaACTAACATGCGAGTCaaatcagtgttgtgtgtgtgtgtgtgtgtgtgtgtgtgtgtatgtatgtatgtatgtatgtgtgtgtgtgtatgtgtgtgtgtgtgtgtgtgtatgtgtgtatgtatgtgtgtgtgaggccacaTGGCTCTACGAGGCGGTTCAGGAGCCAAATGGCGGAACGATATAAAGTTACATTTAGTGAAGAAAGCCGCCTTTTCCCCTCACAGGTGTTGTTACCTTGTGcttaaaaaatgtctcatatgaactttttttttaacttaccAAATAACGGAAGCGGTAACTGAAGCAGAGTCCAGATCTCCTCCGACGTCAACGCGTCGTTTGAGGAGTTAAAGGTGAAGCTGGTTCAGAACGAGACTCCGCGCGGACACCTTCCCTCCGTGTTCTGTTGCCCTCCGAggtctccatggaaacaaaaAGGACGCGTCGCTGGGTGCGCGTTCACATGCGCGCTCCCGCACAAATTATACAGTCCagcaccaacaaaaaaaacttagaCTTTACATCAGCATAATAACGTGGTCATGAACAAACAATGTCACGATGTCAAACACCTTGTGTCCTTATGCATCACCAGGTTATGTGTACAGCTTCAATTATGACAATGGTGTtggtttcttttcaaatttggAAAGTTCAACCTCCTATTATAAGTCAATAATTAACTGTCTAGTTAAAGAAACTCAGACCCTTAAGGACAAACATGTTCCCAGTGAAAACCACACACTTTGATCCCACACCCATTAAAGCATTAAATCATTGATCCTATCGTATCAGACTTTAAATCTGAAGCCATGGCTTCACAATTGTAGTTTTCACTATTTTCCACCAGATTGAGCCATTTTCTCATGTTGGCCCTGTGGGACTATTGTGTTATtttcctggtgtccactaggggcgtTGCTGCTGCATTATGTGTTTGATGCTAATCATCTGACACATCTCTGTGAGAAACTCCTAGCATGTAGTAAAGCTTACAAgaagttattcattttattttattaaaataacagtGGCTAAAGTAAACATTAGAATTTGATGGCTAGGATGATTTTCAACACGGAGAGAGCAACTTTTTAAAGTGATGCACATGGTTAAACAAGAAGGAAATGGTGGGCAGTACCAAATTCCCAGTAGTGAAAGAAGCATTCTGTctttttactaaagtaaaagtagcatgatcacagtgtagaaatactgttTTAAGTAAAAGTCTTGCCTTCAAAAATGTAAAGGAGAATCAGCGAATAGtactttaagtatcaaaagcGGTTATAATGCAGCATGACTGGTTTTTCCattagaacaaaacaaaaaaggtctCACAAATGGTTCAAATTGAATACACAAAagctaaatatatttatttttttcctacaaaaaatccaaacattGTCATGCTTTGTCAAATTTAGATAAATACGATCCAAGACTCACAAGAAAAAAGGGGGATTATGCAGCAACATACCCATCATACCAGAAAAATGGTACTTGAATCATGTGTGTAATGTGCAATTTATGTCTttgtggtgtgagtgtgtgttctgtgGGGTGAAATACTGTAAAGCAGGTTGGGGGACATTATATAAAAAGGAAACTTGAACTGAATCAGAGTTATGTATGAACAGATTTCACAAAGAAAGCCCTTGACTTCAAAGTTAGGTGGCCAAAAATAAGCATTTGTCAGAGTTACTGTAAATTAGACATTTTCTGTGTCCCACTTTGTAGTTAAATCAGTGAAACCATTTCATTAATAAGATCAACACACGCTGCAGTTCAACATACGTTTTGAGTTTACTGACAAATGAGCGTATAAAGGCAGGAGTACGAACACccaacaacaaaatgttttggctCCAATAATATTAGACTTCAAGTTGTTGACTGCATCACGGTCACCTGACCAAATGAGAGGTTAACCAATATATAACGACTGGCTGAAACACTGCAGTAGCCACAGTGATATAAAGACGGAACTGGGGTTTGGCACTTGATCCAGTTCCAATGGAGTCCGCAGAGAGCGAGGGAAGGATCTTCATTTTCAGAGACCGAACCTGCAAAGTCAGAAACATCTTTAAACTGCAAATAAGGCTACAacaaaaagtatattttcagtaaaatattGTAGCATATGTAAAGTAATTGGTCTTTGTTGAGGTTTGTTACttactaaatgtattttagtttaataatgCAACACATAACAATGCAAAAAGGTGTACTTTTTAGATGCATTAGACAGTGTATTTATCACACTTGGTGGTTGCACTGTAAAGCCTAAACCTAAGGATTATTAATATTGTTCATAGAGATATTTATTTAGGTTTTGTGTGTATTAGCTGTACTTTCTTCTGTGTATATTTGTTTCTTagctattctttttttaaacatcctgGGAAAGAACACTTGACATGGTAAAACACAGCttctaaatatgtttatatCTGACCTACTTATAGAATATAATTAAATAGGAAATTAGCACATTTTCTGAACTAAAAATATCCTTCGCTGAAGAAAACAATACTGCAATAATTGCATTCTTAATCATTCAACCTGTGTTTTTCAACAGTTTACgataattaataacattttgacaaaaagtaaTGACTAAAACTGGACTAAGACGTTTTGAGTTGTCAACTGAAATTAGACGAAAACTATGAAGgataaaaatgactaaaaccgGATTTAGACTGATAAAATTTTCTGCGTAAGAGAATTCACTGAATCTGAATTAACTTCCAAAATTGCTCGAAATACTTACGATGAAGAACATAAGGGCACAAGAGGACCAGGCGAGTGCCACATAATAACCATCACTGCCGAACAGCAAGCCACACAACACTGTGAAGATCATCCTAGAGGAGAAGCATCaacaaatgtttataatgtCCTTCAATATCAATTTATCATGCAGTTAACATGAGCagagatacatttaaaaatgcctTATTTCCAAAAGGAACTTTTTAACCACTGAGCTGATtctgaataaatgtatttacatctTTGTTTAGCAGTTAATCATTATAGCTAAAATACACAACAGGTTGAAGCTTTGTCCTTAGACTAACCCTCATTTCATCACAGCATATTTATCTCAagtataacattacatttaccCGACATATTTGTATCCGCTGTAGGCGATGAGATCGAAGGTTGAGAGGTCGCTGTGTACCGTCAGCAGGTACAAACTCAACAACATCACCAAGACCTCGATGATGACCCACACGAGGGCGGTGCTGGCACACAGTCCAAGAACCTCTGGACTGAACCTTCACACAAAGACAATCCACACTCCTTATTTAGCTTAACTGATACAAACAAATTTACTTTGAGTCATAGATTAAATTAGATAAGGAAGGGTCACTCACCGTTTTTGAATGCCAAGGGCCATTCCAGCAAGTAAAATGTAGGTAATGAAAGCCattgctaaaaaagaaaaaagtacatttaaaacattatatagGCACCACAGAGTGCTCtgctttttctaaaaaaaaaatatttatttttttatagtaatCTTACTTGGTATGTAAAGATCCGGTGCATTCACATCCTGTCTTGGAGTCAGTGGAGTGTCCCGATGGTAACGAACTTCCCAATCCTACCATTAACACACAAGTACAGTAAGAATCGCCTTAAAGACTGGACTAAAAATAATATATGCAAATTATGTTTCgggctctttttttcccccctgaaTGTAAGCCAACTTGGCttcattaaacaataaaatgaatgaaagttcACATAAACTTGATAAGATTAAAGCTCAATAATAAATTAGGGGCAACAGCAGTAGTAGATGATCATTTGAAGTAAAACTGGAGTAAATGGAGcataaaatattaaacttaAAGCACAGTATCACATTGTGGGAAAAGTAAATCAAGACAAGGATCTTCTTTAGTATGGCTTATTGTGACCCTGGTCTTGTAAGAAGAGTTTGCACTCTGCGTTGTTCGT contains:
- the si:ch211-145o7.3 gene encoding forkhead box protein N2, with protein sequence MEISSHTLPPSSPCPSTFEGSLPFSSSPRQACSDGRVSLPLSPISFPSSPTSLSPATGESIHSSSPLSHCSASHCLEEQNIQCLSLANVSDQDDLTCLNWLHQRGNLLPLQSLHKMTPLPQLESSVPTRPLPPASSKPPYSFSSLIFMAIEDSPDRRLPVKDIYNWIVNNFPYYRTASGGWRNSVRHNLSLSKSFRRIQRDKSQSVGKGSLWCVCPDYRPALLEVLRKTHSYHSTNINLLNKPALLEGAEFGVPAVCDSMEMSDPLSHALLLSTPSSQILTADNPTFSENPLCPLTPDHEELVTMESVEYQQGEVSEEMEKDPLSDSGYIELHYYQSHQYQYLVLPGDTELDLETVEILQLDAEAQEAAGSLLDLAGGGY
- the yif1a gene encoding protein YIF1A; translation: MELPHPGYRATKPRARAAPTADSILFDDTSSAAPAMNNQPYYTPGYNMAGPSNDMQGGAVPNNLFTDPVANAAMMYGSSLANQGKDIVNKEFSRFMSVNKLKYFFAVDTRYVMKKLMILMFPYTHQDWEVRYHRDTPLTPRQDVNAPDLYIPTMAFITYILLAGMALGIQKRFSPEVLGLCASTALVWVIIEVLVMLLSLYLLTVHSDLSTFDLIAYSGYKYVGMIFTVLCGLLFGSDGYYVALAWSSCALMFFIVRSLKMKILPSLSADSIGTGSSAKPQFRLYITVATAVFQPVVIYWLTSHLVR